Proteins from a genomic interval of Acomys russatus chromosome 19, mAcoRus1.1, whole genome shotgun sequence:
- the Zbtb32 gene encoding zinc finger and BTB domain-containing protein 32, with protein MAHTPTRLISPYGSDRLVRLAAKLRPALCDTLITVGGLEFPAHSLVLAGASPRLGCRGRWALGEGISPSTFAQLLTLVYGESVELRPGELGNLEEAARALGVQALEEACQRAQEAKREDELDPGLEQHQQSELMRSSERGLGGPGEKQKPGKGTGEQELFPRHRAPRESSEMPGVTRKMRPEEALGPAPVGCRGAERQQEATGGIASSQSPKESPPGWPGPLPAPDSLLTSLIPRPWWAEAPCWGEGQPALWSILLWPPPRYGTPFCHSAPATAAGQVWPQDQRIPLTLNHSKGLWSQNLLAPCSPTPAFPRGPEKLSPWEIEESGQGYLGTLATCVGQERTLSCPSRQHPPLPSAARSRPYSCSVCGKRFSLKHQMETHYRVHTGEKPFSCSLCPQRSRDFSAMTKHLRTHGAAPYRCPLCRAGCPSLAAMQAHMRGHPPSQLPPGWTIRSTLLYSSSRSTRASISPGIPTSSSAT; from the exons ATGGCCCATACCCCCACAAGACTCATCAGCCCATATGGCTCTGATAGGCTGGTGCGGCTGGCTGCTAAGCTGCGGCCAGCACTGTGTGACACCCTGATCACCGTCGGGGGCCTGGAGTTCCCTGCTCACAGCCTGGTGCTGGCAGGGGCGAGCCCGAGGCTGGGCTGCAGGGGCCGCTGGGCTCTGGGTGAAGGCATCAGCCCGTCCACCTTTGCTCAGCTTCTGACCTTGGTGTATGGGGAGAGTGTAGAGCTCCGGCCTGGGGAACTGGGGAACCTTGAAGAGGCAGCCAGAGCCTTGGGGGTTCAGGCCCTGGAAGAAGCGTGTCAGAGGGCTCAGGAGGCCAAGCGTGAGGATGAGCTGGACCCAGGACTGGAGCAGCACCAGCAGTCAGAACTCATGAGGAGTTCCGAGCGAGGACTGGGGGGTCCtggagagaaacagaagccagggAAGGGAACTGGGGAACAGGAGCTGTTCCCCAGGCACAGAGCACCCAGAGAGAGCTCGGAGATGCCAGGGGTCACTAGGAAGATGAGACCAGAGGAGGCACTGGGCCCAGCCCCTGTTGGCTGTAGGGGAGCAGAAAGGCAGCAAGAGGCCACTGGAGGTATAGCAAGCTCCCAGAGCCCCAAGGAGAGTCCTCCCGGGTGGCCTGGCCCCCTCCCAGCACCAGATTCTCTCCTAACTAGCCTTATTCCCAGGCCCTGGTGGGCTGAGGCCCCCTGCTGGGGGGAGGGCCAACCTGCCCTGTGGAGCATCTTGCTGTGGCCGCCGCCCAGATATGGCACTCCCTTCTGCCATAGTGCCCCTGCCACCGCAGCCGGGCAGGTCTGGCCTCAAGACCAGAG GATCCCACTGACCTTGAACCACTCCAAAGGTCTCTGGAGCCAGAATCTGCTGGCCCCCTGCAGCCCGACTCCAG CCTTTCCCCGGGGCCCTGAAAAACTCAGCCCTTGGGAGATAGAAGAGTCTGGGCAAGGGTACCTAG GCACACTGGCCACCTGTGTGGGTCAAGAGCGCACACTGAGCTGCCCATCCCGCCAACACCCCCCTTTACCCTCTGCTGCTCGCTCTCGGCCCTATTCTTGCTCCGTCTGTGGAAAGAGGTTTTCACTCAAGCATCAGATGGAGACGCATTACCGAGTCCACACAG GAGAGAAGCCCTTCTCCTGTAGCCTCTGTCCCCAGCGCTCCCGGGATTTCTCTGCCATGACCAAGCACCTGAGGACACATGGGGCTGCTCCCTATCGCTGCCCTCTGTGCAGGGCTGGCTGCCCTAGCCTGGCTGCCATGCAGGCGCACATGCGTGGCCACCCGCCCAGCCAGCTGCCGCCTGGATGGACCATCCGCTCCACCCTCCTCTACTCTTCCTCGAGGTCGACTCGCGCCTCGATCTCTCCCGGGATTCCTACCTCCTCCTCTGCTACCTGA